A single window of Sporosarcina sp. FSL W7-1349 DNA harbors:
- a CDS encoding DUF881 domain-containing protein has protein sequence MKKTNEAYQKKGRHILFSVVFLVLGFILAFSYRTLGVNQEEEALYSAEFIQEEQYRENLVNQQERNKELFDEITAKQEEIRQYEQTFSKGKENHADLVEEAKDLRLLLGVIPATGGGVRVTLKDGDYDPVEQNPNDYIVHESHVLRVVNELKIAGAQGLAINGQRITSNSYIKCTGPVITIDGRTFPAPFVIEAVGDMDVLSASLQLKGGVIDSLVRDNIVVTTEQSKEIKLAAVRNES, from the coding sequence ATGAAGAAAACGAATGAGGCCTACCAGAAAAAGGGCAGGCATATTCTGTTCTCGGTCGTTTTCCTTGTGCTCGGATTCATCTTGGCCTTCTCTTATCGGACACTAGGGGTCAATCAAGAGGAGGAAGCGCTCTACTCGGCGGAATTCATCCAAGAGGAGCAATATCGTGAAAATCTCGTCAATCAGCAGGAGCGGAACAAGGAATTGTTCGATGAAATAACGGCAAAGCAGGAAGAAATCCGGCAATATGAACAGACGTTTTCCAAAGGCAAGGAAAACCATGCCGATCTAGTGGAAGAAGCGAAGGATCTCCGGTTACTTCTAGGGGTCATACCCGCAACGGGAGGCGGTGTACGCGTCACCTTGAAGGATGGCGACTATGATCCGGTGGAGCAGAACCCGAACGATTATATCGTCCATGAGAGCCATGTCCTGCGTGTCGTCAATGAATTGAAAATCGCCGGGGCGCAAGGTCTTGCTATCAACGGGCAGCGGATCACTTCCAATTCGTATATTAAGTGTACAGGCCCTGTCATCACAATCGACGGAAGAACTTTTCCAGCGCCGTTTGTCATTGAAGCCGTCGGTGATATGGACGTGCTGTCAGCGTCCTTGCAATTGAAAGGCGGCGTGATTGATAGCCTCGTCCGTGATAATATTGTCGTCACGACGGAGCAGTCCAAGGAAATTAAACTGGCGGCCGTTCGCAATGAAAGTTGA
- a CDS encoding DUF881 domain-containing protein, whose protein sequence is MKKRIQWQFVLILLIVGFMTAVQYNTMKNPEERDTRDLWAIRNDLAAEQKLHSELLSEIRDLDKTIVTYKMLGEDDTGKALTDTVDKLNRQAGMTEIEGPGILIEVKPSPESVAYGLPINGVSPDLLTRFVNEINRFKWGALEIDGKRYTLLSSIRDINGTTTVNGLNVSTPPFSIKIISQTLEDSEKLYNYLLASSIQDDFYLENLILDIGQPTASIRIRGGAEEFENRFLKELPKGE, encoded by the coding sequence ATGAAAAAAAGAATTCAATGGCAGTTTGTATTGATTCTCCTGATTGTCGGGTTCATGACAGCCGTCCAATACAATACGATGAAAAACCCGGAAGAACGGGATACGCGAGATCTTTGGGCCATCCGCAACGATTTAGCGGCCGAACAGAAACTTCATTCCGAATTATTGTCCGAAATCCGAGATTTGGACAAGACCATCGTCACGTATAAAATGCTGGGTGAAGATGATACGGGGAAGGCGCTAACCGATACGGTGGACAAGCTGAACCGGCAGGCCGGCATGACCGAGATTGAAGGCCCGGGCATCCTCATAGAAGTGAAGCCCTCGCCGGAAAGCGTGGCATATGGCCTCCCGATTAACGGCGTTTCTCCCGACTTGCTGACCCGGTTCGTCAATGAAATCAACCGGTTCAAATGGGGGGCGCTGGAGATTGACGGAAAGCGATACACCTTATTAAGTTCCATCCGGGACATTAACGGCACCACAACGGTCAACGGGTTGAACGTGTCCACGCCCCCCTTTTCAATAAAGATTATTTCCCAAACATTGGAAGACAGTGAGAAACTATACAATTATCTACTGGCTTCGTCAATACAGGATGATTTTTATCTTGAAAATCTCATTCTCGATATCGGACAACCGACCGCCTCGATCCGGATTCGGGGTGGAGCGGAAGAATTTGAAAACCGGTTCTTAAAAGAATTGCCGAAAGGGGAATGA
- a CDS encoding cell division protein FtsQ/DivIB, producing MDKVIDIEERIPSMRKKRRRRTNKKFLFILTVFVLALLAILYFQSSYSKVAQIHVIGAQLHDSEDYAKQSGLLEGDPVWGFSIEETEQAVLRMDGVRKVEVSRKWLRDVEITVTEWKPVAYLFDGTQYELLLENGDLFKDGVKMETEAPILNNFDDAAIREEMTGQLLQVDSDVYDAISEIIYEGTEEDSDRLRVYMNDGYEVRAVISSFADKMNYYPQVTAQLQGHEKGVIDMEVGTYFTPFSEMYGLKEESESIDEENE from the coding sequence ATGGATAAAGTCATTGATATAGAAGAGCGGATCCCTTCCATGCGGAAGAAAAGGCGCCGGAGAACGAATAAGAAATTCCTCTTTATCCTGACTGTATTCGTTCTTGCCCTTCTTGCCATCCTTTATTTCCAATCATCGTACAGTAAAGTCGCCCAGATCCACGTGATCGGCGCGCAACTGCATGATTCAGAGGATTATGCGAAACAAAGCGGCCTTTTGGAAGGGGATCCGGTTTGGGGATTCAGCATAGAAGAGACCGAACAAGCTGTATTGCGGATGGATGGTGTCCGAAAGGTCGAGGTTTCGCGGAAATGGCTGCGGGATGTCGAGATTACTGTGACGGAATGGAAACCGGTCGCCTATTTGTTTGATGGAACCCAATACGAACTTCTGTTGGAAAACGGGGACTTGTTCAAGGACGGGGTCAAAATGGAGACGGAAGCGCCCATACTGAATAATTTTGATGACGCTGCAATTCGTGAAGAAATGACCGGCCAGTTGCTACAGGTGGATTCCGATGTCTATGATGCCATATCGGAAATCATCTACGAAGGAACGGAAGAAGATTCCGATCGCTTGAGAGTCTATATGAACGATGGCTATGAAGTACGGGCAGTCATTTCTTCATTCGCCGATAAAATGAATTATTATCCGCAAGTGACGGCGCAATTGCAGGGTCATGAAAAAGGCGTCATCGATATGGAAGTTGGGACCTACTTCACCCCTTTCAGTGAAATGTATGGCCTGAAAGAGGAGAGTGAATCCATTGATGAAGAAAACGAATGA
- a CDS encoding small basic family protein yields MWLPLLGLIIGITLGLLSDIQIPQVYGNYLSIAVLAALDTLFGGIRAHLQQVYDDKVFVSGFFFNIALAAGLAFLGVHLGVDLYLAAVFAFGVRLFQNIAVIRRILLVKWEERSKVSNVKGSE; encoded by the coding sequence ATGTGGTTGCCATTGCTCGGGCTGATCATCGGGATCACGCTCGGCCTGTTGTCAGATATTCAAATACCGCAAGTGTACGGCAACTACTTATCCATCGCCGTATTAGCCGCCTTGGATACGTTGTTCGGCGGCATCCGGGCGCATTTGCAGCAAGTGTATGATGATAAAGTTTTCGTCTCGGGATTCTTTTTCAATATTGCCCTTGCTGCCGGACTGGCGTTCTTGGGCGTCCATCTCGGGGTGGACCTCTATTTGGCCGCCGTCTTCGCTTTTGGCGTTCGGCTATTTCAAAATATAGCGGTCATCAGAAGGATTCTTCTAGTCAAATGGGAGGAAAGAAGCAAAGTTTCAAATGTAAAAGGTTCGGAGTAA